In Persicimonas caeni, a single window of DNA contains:
- a CDS encoding metallophosphoesterase family protein → MRPEGVKLRLAQLTDPHVPSEVELIGRLRDLVGLQESVWDFAHGIGRVTNEIGHRYRKQRRLYTNLIKKALLGLHQLGVDHLLLTGDLSHCSLPTEFLEMRGALEVTGWWGDDKLTVIPGNHDRFNLYEKHPKEPMEAFFDVVTPRQPRIKTLEQGVALVELDTNRDPKDDPLFTEKWLPNTVGKVYEEVPDWFDKNRRDIEGMRVITLMHHHITDDWYTERPASAIGNLMAPADGVEDMVDALELVDKEALILHGHKHDVMPVEYHYDGHPVSCPGGFAEAMRVNLIDFNVHDEAVITQVALRA, encoded by the coding sequence ATGCGGCCCGAAGGGGTCAAGCTGCGCCTGGCGCAGCTCACCGATCCGCACGTGCCGAGCGAGGTCGAGCTGATCGGACGGCTGCGGGATCTGGTCGGCTTGCAGGAGTCGGTGTGGGATTTCGCGCATGGGATCGGCCGGGTGACCAACGAGATTGGCCACCGCTATCGAAAGCAGCGTCGCCTCTACACCAACCTCATCAAAAAGGCGCTGCTGGGGCTGCACCAACTCGGGGTCGACCACCTGCTGCTGACCGGCGACTTGTCGCATTGCAGCCTGCCCACCGAGTTTTTGGAGATGCGAGGCGCGCTCGAGGTTACCGGTTGGTGGGGCGACGACAAGCTCACGGTCATCCCGGGTAACCACGATCGGTTCAACCTGTACGAAAAGCACCCCAAAGAGCCGATGGAGGCGTTCTTCGACGTGGTCACACCGCGTCAGCCGCGCATCAAAACGCTCGAGCAAGGGGTGGCACTTGTCGAGCTGGATACCAACCGCGACCCGAAGGACGACCCTCTCTTCACCGAAAAGTGGCTGCCGAATACGGTCGGAAAGGTTTACGAGGAAGTGCCTGACTGGTTCGACAAGAATCGGCGCGACATCGAAGGCATGCGGGTGATCACCCTGATGCACCACCACATCACCGACGACTGGTACACCGAGCGCCCCGCGTCGGCCATCGGCAACCTGATGGCGCCGGCCGACGGCGTCGAAGACATGGTCGACGCCCTCGAACTCGTCGACAAAGAGGCGCTTATCCTGCACGGCCACAAGCACGACGTGATGCCCGTCGAGTACCACTACGACGGCCACCCGGTCAGCTGCCCCGGCGGCTTCGCCGAGGCGATGCGCGTCAACCTCATCGACTTCAACGTGCACGACGAAGCGGTGATCACCCAGGTTGCGTTGCGCGCCTGA
- a CDS encoding EcsC family protein, with translation MTDGFIKPDEQELTEAGLVEDSDVSELDEASAAAAPDDLSEDFKKRWQAILEMPPDEVLELVADEFEDKPQHGREILSMLLAQELGYKRLFRRADSLRHKPLWGVLSKQTYAELGGKARIALERLAHSTRPGRPAFHPMAALATIAMWRHGDVDQQKEASELLGRYALPDEPDWMYELVTTFAKLQQEDGVREDDRQLIDLARVQLEAKFWDPAALLCGFYLVREFAPSWAGSPMTNLVKACDRAADQRPREMAPWLDLLADAAIGGYLNYPWLEKPMRAAIRVSIDDPAREQELRSWHDRRPYDADHSRLKELYEGLLSAYSSRDEDERDEARRALLEEVEQTVEHNPMRAQRLLELMVMREHPRRVGTLPTKLGYALDQLADKPKLEDADETLIRLYVSNYNIEPHAVRLVRRVADRIDWEDPERTPGPQELDMYLVVSDYERAFEHLTCKFDGVTLEHADKDAAARVKFFVEKRLDPNSLTRIVRKLFTPMEWIGASITNLDFISKAVERALEMFEKRVRTVDMTERVVAEYKEAGAPVESIEDIARLNMGQVDNVLQNRKTMRLLLSAVAGGLSGGLAPFSWAALSLADAPVLLGLTADICSRFCWYYGFDPRENPELPMEIMAVALGGSRAAAIEPMLLRQNLREYAVRKSLMVGAVAHGSVTHMAGRTLGKFMQEQLGQETTKQVTNLAKRAVTKNLQRRAAESVPSKTLPFVGAVLGASLNVALIYDVCEAAQAVLTDRFLERKYPDWIRKFDLGGAPGQLEGEIAELPEDV, from the coding sequence ATGACCGACGGTTTTATCAAACCAGACGAGCAGGAACTTACCGAAGCGGGACTCGTCGAGGACTCGGACGTCTCCGAACTCGACGAAGCCAGCGCGGCGGCCGCGCCCGACGATCTTTCGGAGGATTTCAAGAAGCGCTGGCAGGCGATTTTGGAGATGCCCCCCGACGAGGTGCTCGAGCTCGTAGCGGACGAGTTCGAGGACAAGCCGCAGCACGGCCGTGAGATCTTGTCGATGCTGCTGGCCCAGGAGTTGGGCTACAAGCGGCTGTTTCGGCGCGCGGACAGTCTGCGGCACAAGCCGCTGTGGGGTGTGTTGTCCAAGCAGACCTACGCCGAGCTTGGGGGCAAGGCGCGCATCGCGCTGGAGCGTTTGGCGCACTCGACGCGACCGGGCCGGCCGGCATTCCACCCGATGGCCGCCTTGGCGACCATCGCCATGTGGCGCCACGGCGACGTCGACCAGCAAAAGGAGGCCAGCGAGCTTCTCGGGCGCTACGCGCTGCCCGACGAGCCTGACTGGATGTACGAGCTAGTCACCACGTTCGCCAAACTACAGCAAGAGGACGGCGTACGCGAAGACGACCGCCAGCTCATCGACCTGGCCCGAGTGCAACTCGAGGCCAAATTCTGGGACCCGGCGGCGCTGTTGTGCGGGTTTTATCTGGTGCGCGAGTTCGCCCCGAGTTGGGCCGGCTCGCCGATGACGAACCTGGTCAAGGCGTGCGACCGAGCCGCCGACCAGCGCCCTCGCGAGATGGCCCCGTGGCTCGACCTGCTCGCCGACGCGGCCATCGGCGGATATCTGAACTACCCGTGGCTCGAAAAGCCGATGCGCGCGGCGATTCGGGTGAGCATCGATGACCCGGCTCGCGAACAAGAGCTTCGCTCGTGGCACGACCGTCGACCTTACGACGCCGATCACTCCCGGCTCAAAGAACTGTATGAGGGGCTCCTGTCGGCCTACAGCAGCCGCGACGAAGACGAGCGCGACGAGGCGCGGCGCGCGCTTCTCGAGGAGGTCGAGCAGACCGTCGAGCACAACCCGATGCGCGCCCAGCGACTGCTCGAGTTGATGGTGATGCGCGAGCACCCGCGCCGGGTGGGCACGCTGCCGACGAAACTCGGCTACGCGCTCGACCAACTCGCCGACAAGCCCAAGCTCGAGGACGCCGACGAGACGCTCATCCGCCTGTACGTGAGCAACTACAATATCGAGCCGCACGCGGTGCGCTTGGTGCGCCGGGTGGCGGACCGTATCGACTGGGAGGATCCCGAGCGTACGCCCGGCCCCCAGGAACTCGATATGTACCTGGTGGTCAGTGACTACGAGCGCGCTTTCGAGCACCTGACGTGCAAGTTCGACGGGGTCACCCTCGAGCACGCCGACAAGGACGCGGCCGCGCGGGTGAAGTTCTTCGTCGAGAAGCGCCTCGACCCCAACAGCCTGACGCGCATTGTGCGCAAGCTGTTTACCCCGATGGAGTGGATCGGCGCGTCGATCACCAACCTCGACTTTATCTCCAAGGCGGTCGAGCGTGCGCTCGAGATGTTCGAAAAGCGGGTGCGCACCGTCGACATGACCGAACGCGTCGTCGCCGAGTACAAGGAGGCAGGCGCACCGGTCGAGTCGATCGAGGATATCGCCCGGTTGAATATGGGCCAGGTCGACAACGTCTTGCAGAACCGAAAGACGATGCGGCTATTGTTGAGCGCGGTCGCCGGCGGTTTGTCCGGTGGGCTCGCCCCGTTCAGCTGGGCGGCGCTGTCATTGGCCGACGCGCCGGTGCTCTTGGGCCTGACGGCCGATATTTGCAGCCGGTTTTGCTGGTACTACGGCTTCGACCCGCGCGAGAATCCCGAGCTGCCCATGGAGATCATGGCGGTGGCGCTAGGTGGCTCGCGCGCGGCGGCCATCGAGCCGATGCTGCTTCGGCAAAACCTTCGCGAGTACGCGGTGCGCAAGTCGTTGATGGTCGGCGCGGTCGCCCACGGAAGCGTCACCCATATGGCCGGGCGCACGCTGGGCAAGTTCATGCAGGAGCAGCTCGGCCAGGAGACGACCAAGCAGGTGACCAACCTGGCCAAGCGCGCGGTGACCAAGAACCTGCAGCGGCGAGCCGCCGAGTCGGTGCCGTCGAAGACGCTGCCGTTCGTGGGCGCGGTGCTCGGCGCCTCGCTCAACGTCGCGCTCATCTATGACGTGTGCGAGGCGGCCCAGGCCGTGCTGACCGACCGATTCCTGGAGCGCAAATACCCGGACTGGATTCGTAAATTCGACCTGGGAGGAGCGCCGGGGCAGCTCGAGGGTGAAATAGCGGAGCTACCCGAAGATGTTTGA